From Nerophis lumbriciformis linkage group LG09, RoL_Nlum_v2.1, whole genome shotgun sequence, one genomic window encodes:
- the LOC133607093 gene encoding enkurin-like, whose protein sequence is MAGELYPQESIHNFIEKKVIIERPERYVSKFRPVVIEECRPTNYMKTMGPTRVDVPIPTNYLKKHSKEPQLPEIKQHVRINCTCTTKKPAVPSGPFLPPVSIPIKRKTTTPKGTKQSPCVVDTNKGHKELHNRNSGLVPVYIRKKDYGEVPNYLMRRKAKHQKALEEYNINLKKQEEHETMKYLSDKECQAIIEDLKKKYNELNVEYQRLPFIIDTPSMKTRKVRLEVEMKQLEDDIKLLDRLESICKNK, encoded by the exons ATGGCTGGAGAACTGTACCCGCAAGAGTCCATTCATAATTTCATTGAAAAGAAAGTCATCATCGAGCGGCCAGAAAG GTATGTGTCCAAGTTCAGGCCGGTAGTTATAGAAGAATGCAGGCCAACAAATTACATGAAAACAATGGGGCCAACCAGAGTGGATGTGCCAATCCCAACTAATTACCTAAAAAAGCACTCAAAAGAACCTCAACTACCTGAGA TAAAACAACATGTCAGGATTAATTGCACCTGTACCACCAAAAAACCAGCCGTCCCTTCTGGGCCATTTCTACCACCTGTTAGCATCCCAATCAAGAGGAAGACAACCACGCCGAAGGGGACCAAACAGTCTCCATGTGTTGTTGACACAAACAAAGGACATAAGGAGCTTCATAATAGAAACTCGGGACTTGTCCCTGTGTACATAAGGAAAAAG GATTATGGAGAGGTACCAAATTATTTGATGCGACGTAAAGCAAAGCATCAAAAGGCGCTGGAGGAATACAACATTAATTTGAAGAAGCAGGAAGAACACGAAACTATGAAATACCTTTCAGACAAGGAGTGTCAAGCCATCATTGAG GACCTAAAGAAGAAATACAATGAGCTGAATGTCGAGTACCAGCGCCTCCCATTTATAATTGACACCCCATCAATGAAAACACGTAAAGTACGCTTGGAGGTGGAAATGAAGCAGCTGGAAGACGACATTAAACTCCTTGACAGGTTGGAGTCCATCTGCAAAAACAAATAG
- the LOC133607237 gene encoding enkurin-like, translating into MAAEMCPQETIPIFIDKNVVMERPQRFVSNSQPNGKMMGPTIVELQHSDNFVKKHSKDPKLPEIKQHVRNVYCTCTKPMLSAGTFLLPAGLPAKRMFTATPKVSKPPLCIVDTNKGHKEYHNKFSGLVPVYVKKKDYGVIPAYLLRRKGHITKSPQSNSEGKQEESEIEIEIENLTDAECREIIEDLKKKCSRLNTAYQRLPFVIDTPLLKTRKTRLEGDMQQLENDLKLLETLVSNK; encoded by the exons ATGGCTGCCGAAATGTGTCCCCAGGAGACCATCCCCATTTtcattgacaaaaatgttgtCATGGAGAGGCCGCAAAG gttTGTGTCCAACTCTCAGCCCAACGGGAAAATGATGGGACCGACAATAGTTGAGTTGCAGCATTCGGACAATTTTGTGAAAAAGCACTCGAAAGACCCCAAGCTGCCTGAGA TCAAACAGCATGTCAGGAATGTTTATTGTACCTGCACAAAGCCAATGCTCTCAGCTGGGACTTTTCTGCTGCCTGCTGGCCTCCCTGCAAAGAGGATGTTTACAGCCACGCCAAAGGTGTCCAAACCGCCCTTGTGTATTGTTGACACCAACAAGGGACACAAGGAGTACCATAACAAGTTCTCAGGACTTGTCCCTGTGTAcgttaaaaaaaag GACTATGGAGTGATACCAGCTTATTTGCTGCGCCGCAAAGGACACATTACAAAGTCTCCACAGTCCAATTCTGAAGGCAAACAGGAGGAGTCCGAAATAGAAATAGAAATAGAAAACCTTACGGACGCGGAGTGTCGCGAAATCATTGAG GACCTGAAGAAGAAGTGCTCAAGGCTGAACACGGCCTACCAGCGCCTCCCATTTGTCATAGACACCCCATTATTGAAGACCCGTAAGACGCGACTGGAGGGTGATATGCAGCAGCTGGAAAACGACCTCAAACTCCTTGAAACATTGGTGTCCAACAAGTAA